One Archangium violaceum genomic window, CAGGAGTCCGCCGAGCCCCACTCCGCCCAGCACACTGCCCTCACCGCGCGCGCCGCCCGGCGTCGCCGCGGAGAGGATGCGCCCGGCCAGCCGGCTCAGCGGCAGTGACTGCAACCACACCCTGCCCGGGCCTCGCAGCGTGGCGAAGAAGAGACCCTCGCCTCCGAAGAAGGCCGTCTTGATGCCGCCCACCATCTGGATGTCGTAGTCCACCGTCGGCTGGAAGGCGACGATGCAGCCCGTGTCCACCCGCAGCACCTCGCCCGGCTTCAGGTCTCGTGAGTACACCGTGCCGCCCGCGTGGATGAAGGCCAGTCCATCCCCCTGCAGGCGCTGCATGATGAAGCCCTCGCCGCCGAACAGGCCCGTGCCCAGCTTCCGCTGGAAGGCGATGCCCACCGACACGCCCTTCGCCGCCGCCAGGAAGCTGTCCTTCTGGGTGATGAGCTCTCCTCCCATCTCCCCGAGCTTCACCGGGATGATCTTCCCGGGGTAGGGCGCGCCGAAGGCCACCTTCCGCTTGCCGCTCCCGCGGTTGTGGAAGACGGTCATGAAGAGGGACTCGCCCGTCAGCAGCCGCTTTCCCGCGCCCATCAACGCGCCGAAGAAGCCGCTTTTCTTCTCGGAGCCGTCACCGAAGACGGTCTCCATCTCGATGCCGTCCTCCATGTACATGAGCCCACCCGCCTCGGCCACCGCCGCCTCGTTCGGGTCCAGCTCTACCTCCACGAACTGCATCTCGCTGCCGTGGATACGGAAATCCACCTCGTGCATCTGCGCCATGGTTGGGGTCCCTCCGTCGGGAAAAGAGACGCGCGAACCATAACCAGGAGCGCTGGCACTTCAACTCGCCAGTGGCGCCAGCTCCGCACCCGTGGACTCTCGCCCGCCGAGTTTCTTGCGCTCGAGGTACCAGCGGCGGAAGGCCAGCGTGGCCCGGTCCGTCGCCACGCTGCGCTCCTCGGAGACCGGCGGCGACTCGACGGGATCGCTCGACTCCACCACCGCCTGGTCCTCGCGAAGGATGCGCTTGTTGTAGCGATCGAGCACGGCCGCGAGCGGCTGGAGCTTCAGGAAGTCACGCGTGCTCACCAGCATCATCCGCGTATGGGTCGCATCCACCGGCACGCACCACATGTGCAGGCGCATGAGGCGATTCGGGATGGGGATGTGCAGCGCCATGCCATTGGGCCGTAGCCACTCCAGCGCCGCGGACGAGGGCCCTCCGTCCAGGCTCCACGAGGTGCGGAAGCCCGTGGGCGTGGGGTGCTCCTCCATCTCCATCTTCGAGTCCGGCTTCATCCGCCGCCACAGACTTCCGCCAATGGTGCGCCGGTGCACGAAGGGCAGGTGCGGCGAGTCCAGCATGTTCTCCATCGCCCGCGTCCAGTGCGCGTTCCACGTCTCGGCGTAGTGCCACACGTGGATGCCGGGCTGCTCCATCACCGAGGGCATGGACAGCTCTTCCGGGGCCTCCGTGCCCGGATGCGTATAGAGCCAGATGAGGCCGCCACGCTCCTGCACGGGGAAGGCGGTGGCGGAGAAGCGCTGGCGCTTCTCCTGGGGCATGGGGTTGAGCGGGATGTGCGTGCACGAGCCGCCCGACGCGAAGCGCCACCCGTGGAAGGGACACTCCAGGCACCCGTCCTTGCCCACCTTCCCGAGGGACAGCTTCACGCCCCGGTGAGGGCACCGGTCGTGCAGCGCCGACACCCGGCCCTCGTTGTCCCGGAAGAGCACGATGCGCTCCGAGGCGAGCGTCAGCCCGAGTGGCGCCTTGCCCACCTCTTTCGACATCGCCACCGGCGTCCACAGGTTCGCGATGCCCTCGTCGGCGAAACCGTCCAACATGGTGTCCTCCAGCACGTCCCCCACGCTGGATAGAATATTCAGACTGGCTTATTTAATTTCAAGTCGAAATCAGGCGGGACATCGGCGGGTGGACTCCCAGGAGGTGGATTCCATACCCCATTTGGATTATTCAATCCACATGGCCCGGATGAAGGGAAGCCGCAACGCGGACTACGAGAAGGAGCGGGAGCGTCTGCTCGAGGAGGTTCGCTTGCGTCTGCTCGCTTCGGACGGGGCCCAGACGAGCTTCCGGGAGCTCGCCGAGGTGGCTGGGGTGAGTGTGGCCACACTGCGGCACTACTTCGGCTCGCGCGAGGCCCTGCTGGCGGATGTGATGGCGGACATGCACCGGCGGGGCCTGCCGTACCTGCTCGCCGCGGCCACGGAGATACGAGGCCCGGTTCGGGAGTCGCTCCAGTGGTTCCTCGAGTCACTCCTCACGGGCTGGCGCATGGGGGTGGGAGCGGTGCATGCCTTCGGGCTCACCGCGGGCGTGGGCCACGAGACGCTCGGGCCGGTGTACGTGAAGGAGTTGCTGGAGCCCACGCTCCAGGCGGCGGAGGCGCGGCTGTCGCGGCACATCGCGGACGGGGAGTTGCGGCACTGTGACGTGCGCCACGCCGCGCTGGAGCTGGTGTGCCCGGTGGTGCTCGGGCTGCTGCACCAGGTGCAGCTCTCGGGGGCGAACTGCCGACCGCTGAACGTGGAGCGCTTCCTGGAGGACCACCTGGAGACGTTCCTCCGCGCCTACGTCGTGTCTCCCGAGTAAAGAGAGCGCACGACGGAGAAGCCCCACCAGGGGAAGGATGGCGAAATGAACCGCACCGTGGATGTGACGACGTCCTATGTCGCCAGCGTGGCCCGGCTCGGGCTGGGCATGCGCGTGAGCGCGCTCGGCAGGCGCCCCGAGAAGCCGCTGGAGCTCTACGAGTTCGAGAACTGCCCCTTCTGCCGCAAGGTCCGCGAGGCCCTCAGCCTGCTCGACCTGGAGGCCTTCATCTACCCATGCCCCAAGGGCGGCACCCGCTTCCGCCCTCGCGCCGTGGAACTGGGCGGCAAGCAGCAGTTCCCCTATCTCGTGGACCCGAACACCGGTCAGCGCATGTACGAGTCCAACGCCATCGTTCGATACCTCTTCGAGACGTATGGTGATGGCAGGGTGCCCATCGCGTTGGCGCTCGGGCCGCTCACCATGGTCGGCTCCGTACTCGCGTCGTGGTCACGTGGGTTCGGTGGTGCGCTGGCCCGGCCGAGCCGCGCCCCGGCGCAGCCGCTGGAGCTGTGGAGCTACGAGGCGTCCCCCTACTGTCGCATCGTCCGCGAGGCGCTCTGCCGGCTGGAGTTGCCGTACCTGCTGCACAACGTGGCCAATGGCAGCCCACGCCGCCCGGACTTCGTCGCTCGCTCGGGCCGGATGATGGTCCCCTTCCTCTCCGATCCCAACACCGGCACGGCGATGTTCGAGTCCGCCGACATCGTCGCCTACCTGGAGAAGACCTACGGCGCACCGCGCTGACCTCCGCCACGAACGCACCTCGTCTTCCAATCGGTGTAGGCTGCCACCCCTCGCCAATCTGGCATGTGAAGGAGCGATACACCGATGGCCGCGCAGACGATGGAGCAGTTGGTTTCCCTGTGTAAGCGCCGGGGATTCATCTTTCCTGGCTCGGCGGTCTACGGCGGTCTTCAGGGGACCTACGACTACGGTCCGCTCGGCGTCGAGCTGAAGAACAACCTCAAGCTCGCCTGGTGGCGCGCCAACGTCTGGGAGCGCGAGGACATGGAGGGGATCGACGCGGCGATCCTCATGAACAAGCTGACCTGGCGCTACTCCGGCCACGAAGAGACCTTCGTGGACCCGATGGTCGACTGCAAGAACTGCAAGATGCGGTGGCGCGCGGATCAGATCTCCGGCAAGTGCCCCAACTGCGCGTCGACGGAGCTCACCGAGCCGCGTCCGTTCAACCTGATGTTCAAGACGCAGATCGGCCCGGTGCCGGACCCCGAGTCGTTCTCGTACCTGCGGCCCGAGACCGCGCAGGGCATCTTCGTCAACTTCAAGCACGTCCTCGACTCCACGTCGCGCAAGCTCCCGTTCGGCATCGCGCAGATCGGCAAGGCGTTCCGCAACGAAATCACCCCGCGCAACTTCATCTTCCGCGTCCGCGAGTTCGAGCAGATGGAGATCGAGTTCTTCGTCCGCCCGGGTGAGGACGAGGGGTGGCACAAGAAGTGGGTGGAGGATCGGATCAACTGGTGGCTGTCCGTGGGCCTGTCCCGGGAGAACCTCGTGCCGTACCACCAGAAGCCCGAGGAGCTCGCCCACTACGCCAAGGCGACGGTGGACCTGCTCTACCGCTTCCCGCACGGTCTGGAAGAGCTCGAGGGCATCGCCAACCGCACCGACTACGACCTGGGCTCGCACAGCAAGGACCAGGGCTCGCTCGGGTTGAAGGCGCGCGTCAGCCCCAACTCGCACAGCACCGACAAGCTCTCGTACTTCGACCCCGAGACGAAGCAGCACGTGGTGCCCTTCGTCATCGAGCCGTCGGCCGGCGTGGATCGCGGGGTGCTCGCGCTCTTGAGCGAGGCCTACGCGGAGGAGCAGGTGAAGCCCGCCCCGGCGGACCGCCTGAAGCCGGTGGAAGAGGCGCTCGGCACGTTCCTCAAGTCGGTGGGCCGCAATGAGAAGATTCCGGCCCAGGCGAAGGAGGCCCTCATCGCCGAGGGCGAGCGGATCGCCCAGGCGCTCGGCGAGCGGCTGCCGTCCATCGCGGGGCTCCTGTCGATGCCCGGCGCGGAGAGCATCGAGGTGGCGA contains:
- a CDS encoding TetR/AcrR family transcriptional regulator, which translates into the protein MARMKGSRNADYEKERERLLEEVRLRLLASDGAQTSFRELAEVAGVSVATLRHYFGSREALLADVMADMHRRGLPYLLAAATEIRGPVRESLQWFLESLLTGWRMGVGAVHAFGLTAGVGHETLGPVYVKELLEPTLQAAEARLSRHIADGELRHCDVRHAALELVCPVVLGLLHQVQLSGANCRPLNVERFLEDHLETFLRAYVVSPE
- a CDS encoding aromatic ring-hydroxylating oxygenase subunit alpha → MLDGFADEGIANLWTPVAMSKEVGKAPLGLTLASERIVLFRDNEGRVSALHDRCPHRGVKLSLGKVGKDGCLECPFHGWRFASGGSCTHIPLNPMPQEKRQRFSATAFPVQERGGLIWLYTHPGTEAPEELSMPSVMEQPGIHVWHYAETWNAHWTRAMENMLDSPHLPFVHRRTIGGSLWRRMKPDSKMEMEEHPTPTGFRTSWSLDGGPSSAALEWLRPNGMALHIPIPNRLMRLHMWCVPVDATHTRMMLVSTRDFLKLQPLAAVLDRYNKRILREDQAVVESSDPVESPPVSEERSVATDRATLAFRRWYLERKKLGGRESTGAELAPLAS
- a CDS encoding glutathione S-transferase N-terminal domain-containing protein; this translates as MNRTVDVTTSYVASVARLGLGMRVSALGRRPEKPLELYEFENCPFCRKVREALSLLDLEAFIYPCPKGGTRFRPRAVELGGKQQFPYLVDPNTGQRMYESNAIVRYLFETYGDGRVPIALALGPLTMVGSVLASWSRGFGGALARPSRAPAQPLELWSYEASPYCRIVREALCRLELPYLLHNVANGSPRRPDFVARSGRMMVPFLSDPNTGTAMFESADIVAYLEKTYGAPR
- a CDS encoding TIGR00266 family protein; translated protein: MAQMHEVDFRIHGSEMQFVEVELDPNEAAVAEAGGLMYMEDGIEMETVFGDGSEKKSGFFGALMGAGKRLLTGESLFMTVFHNRGSGKRKVAFGAPYPGKIIPVKLGEMGGELITQKDSFLAAAKGVSVGIAFQRKLGTGLFGGEGFIMQRLQGDGLAFIHAGGTVYSRDLKPGEVLRVDTGCIVAFQPTVDYDIQMVGGIKTAFFGGEGLFFATLRGPGRVWLQSLPLSRLAGRILSAATPGGARGEGSVLGGVGLGGLLGDDE
- a CDS encoding glycine--tRNA ligase gives rise to the protein MAAQTMEQLVSLCKRRGFIFPGSAVYGGLQGTYDYGPLGVELKNNLKLAWWRANVWEREDMEGIDAAILMNKLTWRYSGHEETFVDPMVDCKNCKMRWRADQISGKCPNCASTELTEPRPFNLMFKTQIGPVPDPESFSYLRPETAQGIFVNFKHVLDSTSRKLPFGIAQIGKAFRNEITPRNFIFRVREFEQMEIEFFVRPGEDEGWHKKWVEDRINWWLSVGLSRENLVPYHQKPEELAHYAKATVDLLYRFPHGLEELEGIANRTDYDLGSHSKDQGSLGLKARVSPNSHSTDKLSYFDPETKQHVVPFVIEPSAGVDRGVLALLSEAYAEEQVKPAPADRLKPVEEALGTFLKSVGRNEKIPAQAKEALIAEGERIAQALGERLPSIAGLLSMPGAESIEVAKKLRGQVDPVVDEFYRTVLHFKPHLAPIKVAVLPLKKNHPEIVSTAKIIRRKLQSTGAMRIVYDDTGAIGKLYRRQDEIGTPFCITVDFDTLGEGKDTALKDTVTVRHRDSMAQERVAISELETYLREKMQ